The Aphelocoma coerulescens isolate FSJ_1873_10779 chromosome 2, UR_Acoe_1.0, whole genome shotgun sequence genome contains a region encoding:
- the AKAIN1 gene encoding A-kinase anchor protein inhibitor 1 isoform X3, with amino-acid sequence MVFAPGEKPGTEQDEVKLQIASKQIVQTAILRAVQQVSQESQQKEKRTNTSASLQLERGKLTKKHEKK; translated from the coding sequence GTGAGAAGCCAGGGACGGAGCAAGATGAAGTTAAGCTGCAGATTGCCAGCAAGCAGATTGTGCAGACTGCTATCCTCCGAGCAGTGCAACAAGTTTCCCAGGAGAGCCAGCAAAAGGAGAAACGAACAAACACCAGTGCAAGCCTCCAACTAGAAAGAGGAAAACTAACCAAGAAGCACGAAAAGAAGTAA
- the AKAIN1 gene encoding A-kinase anchor protein inhibitor 1 isoform X2 codes for MLSSEPIGEKPGTEQDEVKLQIASKQIVQTAILRAVQQVSQESQQKEKRTNTSASLQLERGKLTKKHEKK; via the coding sequence GTGAGAAGCCAGGGACGGAGCAAGATGAAGTTAAGCTGCAGATTGCCAGCAAGCAGATTGTGCAGACTGCTATCCTCCGAGCAGTGCAACAAGTTTCCCAGGAGAGCCAGCAAAAGGAGAAACGAACAAACACCAGTGCAAGCCTCCAACTAGAAAGAGGAAAACTAACCAAGAAGCACGAAAAGAAGTAA